The Petrotoga olearia DSM 13574 genome includes a region encoding these proteins:
- a CDS encoding cytochrome c biogenesis CcdA family protein, which produces MNSLAITNSVTFLTAFSGGLLSFFSPCVFPLIPVFFALVIPDISNTRLVIKRSLGFFLGLSLFFALLGSISGSIGMMLAQYQSVINIFAGVLIILFGFLFLMNKSLISPKNIDLKKYNKNNSFFSAFLIGILISLVWIPCASPILASILTLATTTGQALRGALLLFVYSLGISIPFLFFSGIVSKILSKVTLGEPKWQKSLRIIGGIALMVVGTMVSFGIFNNLSVI; this is translated from the coding sequence ATGAATTCTCTTGCCATAACAAATTCTGTTACTTTTTTAACTGCGTTTTCTGGTGGATTATTATCTTTTTTTAGCCCTTGCGTTTTCCCTTTAATACCAGTTTTTTTCGCATTGGTGATCCCTGATATCTCAAACACTCGTTTGGTCATCAAAAGGAGTTTGGGCTTCTTTCTTGGTCTTTCTCTCTTTTTTGCCTTGTTAGGTAGTATTTCTGGTAGTATTGGTATGATGCTTGCACAATATCAAAGCGTTATTAACATATTTGCTGGTGTATTAATAATATTATTTGGATTTCTGTTTTTGATGAATAAAAGTTTGATTTCTCCAAAGAATATAGATCTAAAAAAATACAATAAAAATAATTCCTTTTTTTCCGCCTTTTTAATTGGGATTTTAATTTCTTTAGTATGGATCCCGTGCGCAAGTCCAATATTGGCTTCGATTCTAACCTTAGCAACGACTACAGGCCAAGCATTGAGAGGAGCTCTTTTGCTTTTTGTTTATTCTCTGGGAATTTCCATCCCGTTTCTATTCTTTAGTGGTATTGTCAGTAAAATATTATCTAAAGTAACTTTAGGAGAACCTAAATGGCAAAAATCCTTGAGAATTATTGGTGGTATTGCGCTTATGGTAGTGGGGACTATGGTTTCCTTTGGGATTTTTAACAATCTAAGTGTGATATAA
- a CDS encoding glycoside hydrolase family 130 protein, with protein MNLKLKRHSLNPLFGPNPMHLWESRFVFNPAVVYDGKVFHMLYRAQGEDMVSRIGYAVSVDGLHFNRMEKPVFEPSDLSELYGVEDPRITHIDGKYYMCYTAYSPRNIKISLAATENFFTWERYGSILPESPNKDAALFPEKVNGKYILIHRLEPDIWFAYSDDLIHWDNYVKIASPRKDYWDNLKIGAGGPPLKTPYGWLFLYHGVQEDIRPIYRLGFMLLDLKDPTKVLKRTEEPILEPQEKWEIFGGVPNVVFSDALVEYGDQYYVYYGGADNYIALATISKKEVFDWIKE; from the coding sequence TTGAATTTGAAGTTAAAAAGGCATTCATTAAATCCGTTGTTTGGTCCAAATCCAATGCATTTGTGGGAGTCTAGGTTTGTTTTTAATCCTGCCGTAGTTTATGATGGGAAAGTTTTTCATATGTTGTACCGCGCCCAAGGAGAAGATATGGTTTCTCGGATTGGTTATGCTGTAAGTGTAGATGGTCTACACTTTAATAGAATGGAAAAACCTGTATTTGAACCCTCAGATTTATCGGAACTATACGGTGTCGAAGACCCAAGAATAACGCATATAGATGGAAAATATTATATGTGTTACACAGCTTATTCTCCGAGAAATATCAAAATATCTTTAGCTGCCACAGAGAATTTCTTCACGTGGGAAAGATACGGAAGTATTTTACCAGAAAGTCCTAATAAAGATGCTGCCCTGTTCCCAGAAAAGGTTAATGGAAAATATATCTTAATTCATAGGTTGGAACCAGATATTTGGTTCGCATATTCTGATGATTTAATACATTGGGACAATTATGTAAAAATCGCTTCTCCAAGAAAAGATTATTGGGATAACTTAAAGATCGGAGCAGGTGGCCCACCTTTAAAAACTCCTTATGGTTGGCTGTTTTTGTATCATGGTGTTCAAGAAGATATCAGGCCTATCTACAGGTTGGGCTTTATGCTATTAGATTTAAAAGATCCAACAAAGGTATTAAAAAGAACAGAAGAACCTATTTTGGAACCTCAGGAAAAGTGGGAAATTTTCGGAGGAGTTCCAAACGTTGTGTTCTCAGATGCATTGGTTGAATATGGTGATCAATACTATGTTTACTATGGTGGAGCGGATAACTACATAGCTTTGGCAACTATTTCAAAAAAAGAAGTTTTCGATTGGATAAAGGAGTGA
- a CDS encoding carbohydrate ABC transporter permease: MSKRKGLAKKEARKGFGISSIYLIYAAIFWGYPFVWLFILLFSKWRFVGSPQFVGFRNITRVLTDPLFWKTVTNVFRFMMYYIPLVLIGALLFAIALNKIKFGKTFIALSFLLANVSSGVAYSIMFSNIFSVNGPVNKALNTLFGITIPWFTSPQWAMFSIALIVIWKFIGYYGLILYAGLTAIPKSLYEAAELDGAGSLTKFFKITLPLLNPSIIMVLVLAITLAFGIFTEPYMITGGGPMRSTLTPMMHMITTAFQRMDPTYAATMAVFVAMISFGMIWVIRKTMEREVDLV, encoded by the coding sequence ATGAGTAAAAGGAAGGGGTTAGCAAAAAAAGAAGCAAGGAAAGGATTCGGTATTTCTTCAATATATTTAATTTATGCGGCAATATTTTGGGGTTATCCTTTTGTATGGTTATTTATACTCCTTTTTTCTAAATGGAGGTTTGTCGGATCTCCTCAATTCGTCGGTTTTCGCAACATTACGAGGGTCTTGACCGACCCTCTTTTTTGGAAAACAGTAACTAATGTTTTTCGTTTTATGATGTACTATATCCCCCTTGTGTTAATAGGGGCTTTACTCTTTGCCATTGCTCTCAACAAAATTAAGTTTGGAAAAACATTTATAGCGCTTTCTTTTTTGTTAGCCAATGTTTCATCAGGAGTTGCTTATTCTATTATGTTTTCAAACATTTTTTCTGTCAATGGACCTGTAAATAAAGCTTTAAATACTCTTTTCGGTATTACTATTCCTTGGTTTACAAGCCCACAATGGGCGATGTTTTCCATTGCTTTGATAGTTATTTGGAAATTCATTGGCTACTATGGCTTAATACTATATGCAGGGTTAACCGCTATACCAAAATCTTTATATGAAGCGGCAGAGTTGGACGGTGCAGGAAGTCTTACAAAGTTTTTTAAAATCACATTGCCACTATTAAATCCCTCTATAATAATGGTCTTGGTTTTGGCTATTACTTTGGCTTTTGGAATATTTACAGAACCCTATATGATAACCGGGGGTGGGCCAATGAGAAGTACTTTAACCCCGATGATGCATATGATTACTACAGCATTCCAAAGAATGGACCCAACTTACGCAGCGACAATGGCAGTGTTTGTTGCTATGATTAGCTTTGGAATGATTTGGGTAATAAGGAAAACTATGGAGAGAGAAGTTGATCTAGTATGA
- a CDS encoding alanyl-tRNA editing protein: MSEKVKIINVIKQRDSYFATIENNPFYPDGKGGQLGDRGEIDIAEVLSTTETGVILNKHLNPGEYFYEIDKKRRFDIAQQHTAQHILSAAFERIASLKTVSFKMSEEYSTIDLNEQNIKGEVLNKAQELSNDIIAKCIEVEEIFTDREGTKKYNLRKPLSDKVSGEVRLIKIDDFDISACGGFHVKNTGNINLLKIINAERVKGDLTRVYFLAGIRAIKDYSQKDLILKSISFILTSGLYDLENKVESLLNENKDYKNRMKKLAEKNAYYLAKDLIEKPLIVNKNKIVYYKKEDETADFLHRYVDLKDYTLIVEDEKDKTFSIFSKNINCKELIEKLKTNNNIKGGGSEVRGNISGDIKLEDILKILEK; the protein is encoded by the coding sequence TTGAGTGAAAAAGTGAAAATAATCAATGTAATAAAACAAAGAGATAGCTATTTTGCTACCATAGAGAATAATCCTTTTTATCCTGATGGAAAAGGTGGGCAACTTGGAGATAGGGGTGAAATTGATATCGCTGAAGTTTTAAGTACCACAGAAACAGGAGTTATCTTAAATAAGCATTTAAACCCAGGTGAATATTTTTATGAAATAGATAAAAAAAGAAGATTTGATATAGCTCAACAGCATACTGCACAACATATATTGTCAGCCGCTTTTGAAAGGATAGCTTCGTTAAAAACCGTTAGTTTCAAGATGAGTGAAGAATATTCTACTATCGATTTGAATGAGCAGAATATTAAAGGAGAAGTGTTGAATAAAGCCCAAGAACTTTCAAACGATATAATTGCTAAATGCATAGAAGTAGAAGAAATATTTACGGATAGAGAAGGAACTAAAAAATACAATTTAAGAAAACCTTTAAGTGATAAAGTAAGCGGTGAAGTAAGGCTGATAAAAATTGATGATTTTGATATATCTGCTTGTGGTGGTTTCCATGTAAAAAATACAGGTAACATCAACCTTTTAAAGATAATAAATGCAGAAAGAGTAAAAGGGGATTTAACGAGGGTGTATTTTTTAGCAGGTATTAGAGCCATTAAAGATTATTCGCAAAAAGATTTGATTTTAAAAAGCATTTCTTTCATATTGACATCAGGATTATATGATTTAGAAAATAAAGTAGAAAGTCTATTAAATGAAAACAAAGATTATAAGAATCGTATGAAGAAGTTAGCAGAAAAAAATGCTTATTATCTTGCAAAAGATTTAATCGAAAAGCCGCTGATAGTAAATAAAAATAAAATAGTTTATTATAAAAAAGAGGATGAAACAGCAGATTTCTTACACAGATACGTCGATTTGAAAGATTACACACTCATTGTTGAGGATGAAAAGGACAAAACCTTTTCTATTTTCTCAAAAAATATTAACTGTAAAGAGTTAATAGAAAAATTAAAAACAAATAACAACATCAAAGGTGGGGGAAGCGAAGTAAGAGGTAACATAAGCGGCGACATAAAACTTGAAGACATTCTCAAAATATTAGAAAAATAG
- a CDS encoding TIM-barrel domain-containing protein — MFTKMQLTQYTTLYRSGKPFKTGAVIVDLENKDFQQNDTIPYFQVEEEDGKINFIYNMSKEDVVYGLGETLGALNKRGKIYRFYNTDDPEHTPDKMSLYGSHPFMILDGKSTFGLFIDYPSEIIFDIGFTDKDILKITVPSKDFDLYIFDSDEKLSIIKEYFNLTGKPYIPPKWAFGFQQSRWSYFSEEEVRNVAKKFRETGIPCDVIYTDIDYMDSYKVFTINKEKFPNYEGMVKDLKEIGIKVIPILDPGVKIEKGYEMYEEGKDKGFFCVDENGNDFVAAVWPGATHFPNFLNSEVRRWWGKKYKIFTDMGIKGFWNDMNEPSIFYTPKGLDNLLKILKYLEENKENAGIEVFLARETLLNIANNPEDYRSFFHKLDDGSLINHEKVHNLYGFNMTKATADELKELNPNERYLLLSRSSYPGLHRIASIWMGDNKSWWEHMLVNIRMLQSLNMMGFFYTGADIGGFGADSSAELVIRWMELGAFTPFYRNHTALNTRPQEPWQFDEESLNIMRDIVRLRYAFIPYTYSEYMNSVKESVPFVKPLSFVFEGDRVKDIEDQYMYGDSLMVAPVHEQNKKGRYVHLPDVKWLNWTACKYEERNMKVYEPGDYYIQAYLNEIPLFIKENSLIVLSEPMNYVGEKDITELTVIGLVSDHAIYNYYDDDGITYNFTNGEFGNLKIDITKVGKDFKIDVKPYDPANILKIKKIHFEIYDSDGSVIKKDMII, encoded by the coding sequence ATGTTCACAAAGATGCAGTTAACGCAATACACTACTTTGTACAGAAGCGGCAAACCTTTTAAAACGGGGGCGGTGATCGTTGACTTAGAAAACAAAGATTTCCAACAAAACGATACTATTCCATATTTTCAAGTTGAAGAAGAAGATGGTAAAATAAATTTCATATACAATATGTCGAAAGAAGATGTTGTATATGGATTAGGAGAAACTTTAGGGGCATTGAACAAAAGAGGTAAAATATACAGATTCTACAACACAGATGATCCGGAACATACCCCTGATAAGATGTCTTTATACGGTTCTCACCCTTTTATGATCTTGGATGGAAAAAGTACTTTCGGATTGTTCATTGATTATCCTTCCGAAATAATATTTGACATAGGGTTTACAGATAAAGATATTTTAAAGATAACCGTCCCTTCAAAAGATTTTGATTTGTATATCTTTGATTCTGATGAAAAGCTATCCATAATAAAGGAATACTTTAATTTAACTGGAAAACCTTACATCCCTCCAAAATGGGCTTTTGGGTTTCAGCAATCAAGATGGAGTTACTTCTCTGAAGAGGAAGTTAGAAATGTAGCAAAAAAATTTAGAGAAACGGGAATTCCTTGTGACGTCATTTACACAGATATAGACTACATGGATAGTTACAAGGTTTTCACGATAAACAAAGAAAAATTCCCTAACTACGAAGGAATGGTAAAAGACCTAAAAGAAATAGGAATAAAAGTTATACCGATTTTAGACCCCGGGGTAAAAATAGAAAAGGGCTATGAAATGTACGAAGAAGGCAAAGATAAAGGCTTTTTTTGTGTAGATGAAAACGGTAACGACTTTGTTGCAGCTGTTTGGCCAGGAGCCACACACTTTCCGAACTTTTTGAACTCAGAAGTTAGAAGATGGTGGGGGAAGAAGTATAAAATCTTTACAGATATGGGAATAAAAGGTTTTTGGAACGATATGAACGAACCTTCAATATTCTATACTCCTAAAGGTTTAGACAATCTTTTGAAAATCTTAAAATATTTAGAGGAAAATAAGGAAAATGCCGGTATAGAGGTTTTCTTGGCAAGAGAAACACTTTTGAACATAGCCAACAACCCAGAAGATTATAGAAGCTTCTTTCACAAACTAGATGACGGTAGTTTAATAAATCACGAAAAGGTTCATAACTTATATGGATTCAATATGACGAAAGCCACTGCAGATGAGCTTAAAGAGTTAAACCCGAATGAAAGATACTTGCTTCTATCAAGAAGCAGTTATCCTGGTCTTCACAGGATAGCTTCCATATGGATGGGAGATAATAAATCATGGTGGGAACACATGCTTGTTAATATAAGAATGCTGCAATCTTTAAACATGATGGGATTTTTCTACACAGGGGCTGATATTGGTGGCTTTGGAGCAGATTCATCTGCTGAATTAGTTATAAGATGGATGGAATTGGGAGCATTCACACCTTTTTACCGAAACCATACCGCACTAAATACAAGGCCTCAAGAACCTTGGCAGTTCGATGAAGAATCATTGAACATCATGAGAGATATAGTGAGGCTCAGATACGCTTTCATACCTTATACTTACTCAGAATATATGAACTCCGTGAAAGAATCGGTCCCATTTGTAAAACCTTTATCTTTTGTATTTGAAGGAGATAGGGTGAAAGATATCGAAGACCAGTACATGTATGGAGATTCTTTGATGGTAGCCCCCGTTCACGAACAAAACAAAAAGGGAAGATACGTACACTTGCCAGATGTGAAGTGGCTAAATTGGACCGCTTGCAAGTACGAAGAAAGAAATATGAAGGTTTATGAACCCGGAGATTATTACATTCAGGCATATTTAAATGAAATTCCTCTTTTTATAAAAGAGAATAGCTTGATAGTTCTGTCCGAACCTATGAATTATGTAGGTGAGAAAGACATTACAGAACTAACAGTCATAGGTTTGGTTAGCGATCACGCTATTTACAATTATTATGACGACGATGGAATTACCTACAACTTCACAAATGGTGAGTTTGGTAATTTAAAGATAGATATAACAAAAGTAGGCAAGGATTTCAAAATAGATGTGAAACCATACGATCCAGCAAATATTTTGAAAATAAAAAAGATCCATTTTGAAATATACGACAGTGATGGAAGTGTCATCAAAAAAGATATGATAATTTAG
- a CDS encoding SHOCT domain-containing protein: MMGFGLGMMWGGFSLIFLIIIIIAVIYFINNKNDDNSSSYHNNNNDFPHQVDRAEEIAKERYARGEISKEEFDQIIKDLK, translated from the coding sequence ATGATGGGATTCGGTTTGGGAATGATGTGGGGAGGATTTTCTTTGATTTTCTTGATAATAATTATCATAGCAGTGATTTATTTTATTAATAATAAGAATGACGATAATTCGAGTTCATATCACAACAATAATAATGACTTTCCTCATCAAGTTGATAGAGCTGAAGAGATCGCTAAAGAGCGTTATGCTAGAGGTGAAATAAGCAAGGAAGAATTTGATCAGATAATAAAAGACTTGAAATAG
- a CDS encoding LacI family DNA-binding transcriptional regulator, producing the protein MSKIDDVAKLAGVSIATVSRVLNSKDNVSIKTKEKVLRAIEELDYKPSGIARNLANKKSSYNIGLVISKRIDKILKGNDSFGIREFYTTVLAGIETLAKENNIQIKMETFDNGNSKLLEDLDGLLIMGGDRLPNFVENSDLPKVLVDNYIPALKVDSVISNGFDGAYYTIKQMILRGYKKIVHIHGPLTYWGFRNRFEGYTAAMTEFGLLPQTFECDETPEGILYALNLSLSKKPNVIFASNDVIALIILNFLKKKKIHVPKEIQLIGFDDIISSSVSEPKLSTVKVFKFEMGNIALNRLIDLINEKNPHPAMISLFTTFVERDSTIIAKNSDQAI; encoded by the coding sequence ATGTCAAAGATAGATGATGTAGCAAAATTAGCCGGTGTATCAATAGCCACAGTATCTAGAGTTTTGAATTCAAAAGACAATGTTTCAATAAAAACTAAAGAAAAAGTTTTACGAGCTATCGAAGAATTAGATTATAAACCTTCGGGAATTGCTCGAAATTTAGCTAACAAAAAAAGTTCTTATAATATTGGTTTAGTCATTAGTAAAAGAATAGACAAAATTCTCAAGGGGAATGACTCGTTTGGTATAAGAGAGTTCTATACAACTGTTTTAGCAGGAATAGAAACTTTAGCAAAAGAAAACAATATCCAAATAAAAATGGAAACCTTTGATAATGGAAATAGTAAATTATTGGAAGATTTAGATGGTTTGCTGATAATGGGAGGAGACCGCCTACCCAACTTTGTTGAAAATTCAGATTTACCAAAGGTACTGGTAGATAATTACATTCCTGCTTTAAAAGTTGATTCGGTAATCTCAAATGGTTTTGATGGTGCTTATTATACAATAAAACAAATGATCTTACGGGGATATAAAAAGATTGTACATATTCACGGTCCACTTACATATTGGGGATTTAGAAATAGATTTGAAGGATATACCGCAGCGATGACTGAATTTGGATTGCTGCCTCAAACATTCGAGTGCGACGAAACTCCAGAAGGTATATTATATGCATTAAATCTATCTTTATCCAAAAAACCCAATGTAATTTTCGCTTCAAACGATGTTATAGCTTTAATAATTTTAAATTTTTTAAAAAAGAAAAAAATTCATGTTCCAAAAGAGATTCAACTAATTGGATTTGACGATATTATCTCTTCTTCAGTTTCCGAACCTAAACTGTCCACGGTAAAAGTTTTTAAATTTGAGATGGGGAATATCGCTTTAAATAGATTAATAGATTTGATCAATGAAAAGAATCCTCATCCAGCAATGATCTCTCTATTCACCACTTTTGTAGAAAGGGACAGTACGATAATAGCTAAGAATAGTGACCAAGCAATATAA
- a CDS encoding thioredoxin family protein, translating to MKKFFVALLFILPVITIFPVPLDDFVFENFNDAFEVAKLTNKKVVVMFSSPTCPVCTQFKQTTLLDEEIQKWLRTEFVFVEIYPTTEKATFQGEEYNYGQLFYAFGARYTPTFVFFDEQQNPFGAITGGYPADIFIDILKYVSYEKNEEISLDKFIEDGLDKNVHILPKTLHLSKDEIERLLDLDPNSKVYEPGKNYDPYINIVLLQNNANEQNLEDFYVKIFETKN from the coding sequence ATGAAAAAATTTTTTGTTGCACTGTTATTTATACTACCGGTAATTACAATATTTCCTGTCCCGTTAGATGATTTTGTTTTTGAAAATTTCAATGATGCTTTCGAAGTTGCCAAGTTAACAAACAAAAAAGTTGTAGTTATGTTTTCATCACCCACGTGTCCAGTGTGTACTCAATTTAAACAAACAACCTTGTTGGATGAAGAGATTCAAAAATGGCTACGCACAGAATTTGTTTTTGTTGAAATCTACCCTACGACGGAAAAAGCCACATTTCAAGGAGAAGAATATAATTATGGTCAGTTGTTTTATGCCTTTGGTGCAAGATATACACCAACATTCGTATTCTTTGACGAACAACAAAATCCTTTTGGAGCAATCACAGGGGGATATCCAGCCGATATATTTATAGATATCCTGAAATATGTATCTTATGAAAAAAATGAAGAGATTAGCCTCGATAAATTTATAGAAGATGGATTAGATAAAAACGTACATATTCTTCCAAAAACTCTTCATTTATCAAAAGATGAAATTGAAAGATTATTGGACTTGGATCCAAATTCCAAAGTATATGAACCTGGTAAAAATTATGATCCGTATATAAATATAGTTTTACTTCAAAACAATGCAAACGAACAAAACTTAGAAGATTTTTACGTGAAAATTTTTGAAACTAAGAATTAG
- a CDS encoding extracellular solute-binding protein, whose product MKKVTVVFIVLLLTVFAFSQTKLVFWTAPNPQQEMFWKEVVAEYETLHPEIDIEWSTIPAAGSSEEAILTAIASGRAPDISTNIFSGFAAQLADIDQLVALNELEGFDELVETRKMGSIIEGWKINGNAYVIPIYSNPVLMWWRDSLLKEAGFDNPPRTYSEIYEFSKNFVVPMERYSIQVIAGRNWWDRWFDFITYYYAAGKGKPYIDTERMRAAFNNEVGQEVAKFIKTMFDNQWTAVDLGTDPFYTGAIAGTLMGPWSIAYAENQYPKVVDDIVITPPPVPDNYPSDQPIYTFADAKGLVIFNTTDHLEEAWEFVQWVFSREDFDSKWLEYTKMPPAREDLLTNEIFADFWEANPLAAEYAKYVPYAIPPAPITTTVDVQDIMTVELVEPLMHGTKDVQKALDDAVKAINRILW is encoded by the coding sequence ATGAAAAAGGTAACAGTGGTGTTTATTGTGTTATTGTTGACGGTTTTTGCGTTTTCTCAGACAAAACTCGTTTTTTGGACCGCTCCTAATCCACAGCAAGAAATGTTTTGGAAAGAGGTCGTTGCTGAATATGAAACCTTACACCCTGAAATTGATATCGAGTGGTCTACCATTCCAGCAGCAGGAAGTTCAGAAGAAGCTATTTTAACAGCCATAGCTTCGGGAAGAGCACCAGATATTTCGACCAACATTTTTTCAGGATTTGCTGCACAGTTAGCTGATATAGACCAATTAGTAGCTTTAAATGAATTAGAAGGCTTTGATGAACTTGTTGAAACAAGAAAGATGGGAAGTATTATAGAAGGCTGGAAAATAAACGGTAATGCATATGTCATACCTATTTATTCAAACCCTGTTTTGATGTGGTGGAGAGATTCTTTATTGAAAGAAGCTGGTTTTGATAATCCCCCAAGAACATACTCAGAGATTTACGAATTTTCTAAAAACTTTGTGGTACCTATGGAACGATATTCCATTCAAGTAATTGCCGGAAGAAACTGGTGGGATAGATGGTTTGACTTTATAACATATTACTATGCAGCAGGTAAAGGAAAGCCCTATATAGACACCGAAAGGATGAGGGCAGCATTTAACAACGAAGTTGGCCAAGAAGTAGCTAAGTTTATCAAAACAATGTTTGATAACCAATGGACTGCCGTGGATTTAGGTACCGATCCATTTTATACCGGAGCTATTGCTGGAACATTGATGGGGCCTTGGAGCATTGCTTATGCAGAAAATCAGTACCCAAAGGTTGTTGATGATATTGTTATTACGCCGCCACCAGTTCCTGACAATTATCCAAGTGATCAACCGATTTATACTTTTGCCGATGCAAAGGGGCTTGTAATTTTTAATACTACAGATCACTTGGAAGAAGCTTGGGAATTCGTTCAATGGGTATTCTCTAGAGAAGATTTTGATTCAAAATGGCTAGAATACACCAAAATGCCACCAGCAAGAGAAGACTTATTAACTAATGAAATATTTGCTGATTTTTGGGAGGCAAATCCCTTAGCAGCCGAATACGCCAAATATGTTCCTTATGCTATTCCCCCTGCACCAATTACAACAACTGTTGACGTTCAAGATATAATGACTGTTGAATTGGTAGAACCATTGATGCACGGGACTAAAGATGTTCAAAAAGCTTTGGATGATGCTGTTAAAGCTATAAACAGAATCCTTTGGTAA
- a CDS encoding carbohydrate ABC transporter permease codes for MTNKKIQSGNVILHIVMFFLALIWLYPYAWLFLASVKPSAEIYTRFLPTKFTLEHFRFILESAERMNRPFIRAFFISLFVSVTVTVCVIITSAIISFALSKYRFKARDGIFNFIIFQMVFPGFMFTIPLYILMRNMHLLNSLAALIVPFIMSGWGIFMMTQSFRGTPNDYIEAAKIDGAGDLFIIFRIMLPLNNSVMAIVGLFTFIGVWDNFMWPLIVIQDYYKMPLSVLLASFNHEYGAYIGPVMAGSVIQTLPMVLIFIIFRKAFLQGISMSLK; via the coding sequence ATGACAAATAAAAAAATACAGTCTGGAAATGTAATTCTTCATATAGTGATGTTCTTTTTAGCTCTAATCTGGTTGTACCCTTATGCATGGCTATTCTTGGCATCGGTGAAACCTTCCGCTGAAATCTATACCAGATTCTTACCAACAAAGTTCACTTTAGAACATTTTAGATTTATACTAGAAAGCGCCGAAAGAATGAATAGACCTTTTATAAGGGCATTTTTTATAAGTTTATTTGTATCTGTCACTGTTACAGTATGTGTTATAATAACATCTGCCATTATTTCTTTTGCCTTGTCAAAATATAGATTTAAGGCAAGAGATGGGATATTTAATTTCATTATCTTCCAAATGGTGTTTCCTGGATTCATGTTTACGATACCTTTATACATATTAATGCGAAACATGCATTTGTTAAATTCGTTGGCTGCATTAATTGTTCCCTTTATTATGAGCGGATGGGGCATTTTTATGATGACTCAAAGCTTTAGAGGGACCCCAAACGACTATATCGAAGCAGCAAAAATAGACGGAGCCGGCGATCTATTCATTATTTTTAGAATTATGTTACCTTTAAACAATTCCGTTATGGCCATTGTTGGGCTCTTCACATTCATAGGAGTATGGGATAATTTTATGTGGCCCCTCATCGTTATTCAGGATTATTATAAAATGCCTCTTTCTGTGTTGCTTGCAAGCTTTAATCATGAATACGGTGCATATATTGGACCAGTAATGGCAGGTTCGGTGATCCAAACTTTGCCAATGGTGCTTATCTTCATTATCTTCAGAAAGGCTTTTTTACAAGGAATTTCAATGTCTTTGAAATAA
- a CDS encoding SHOCT domain-containing protein: MGYCYLWGAYGQSILGGYWWIIPLLFWGLLVTVIVLLFKANNKRSSYHALDILKQEYALGRISREEFLTRKKDLK, translated from the coding sequence ATGGGATATTGTTATCTGTGGGGCGCTTATGGTCAGAGTATTCTAGGCGGATATTGGTGGATTATACCTTTGCTTTTCTGGGGATTGCTTGTAACGGTGATTGTGCTGTTGTTTAAGGCAAACAATAAACGCAGCAGCTATCATGCTCTGGACATTCTCAAACAAGAATATGCTCTGGGGCGGATTTCCAGAGAAGAGTTTTTGACTAGGAAAAAAGATTTAAAGTAA